One genomic segment of Pseudomonas fortuita includes these proteins:
- a CDS encoding FMN-binding glutamate synthase family protein, producing MSLSLLSRYAFFAACVLFTLASLPFTHHEWLWPFTLTTGILSLIGLFDLLQQRHAVRRNYPILGNIRYLVEAIRPEIRQYLLESDSDALPFSRAQRSLVYARAKNEASDKPFGTLIDVYESGFEFIGHSMRPAPLADPSSFRVIVGGPQCSQPYSASIFNISAMSFGSLSANAIRALNQGAKLGNFHHDTGEGSISPYHREHGGDLVWELGSGYFGCRTPDGRFDPERFAAQARSPQVRMIEIKMSQGAKPGHGGILPKHKVTQEIAETRGVLMGEDCISPSRHSAFSTPIEMMQFIAQLRELSGGKPVGFKFCLGHPWEFMGIAKAMLETGILPDFIVVDGKEGGTGAAPVEFTDHIGVPLREGLLFVHNTLVGLNLRDKIKLGASGKIVSAFDIASVLAIGADWANSARGFMFAIGCIQSQSCHTNKCPTGVATQDPLRQRALVVPDKAQRVLNFHHNTLRALAEMLAAAGLDHPAQLEAKHLVRRVSATEIKLFSQMHVFLKPGELLTGEVNGQFYSRMWQLARADSFEPHSEVAA from the coding sequence ATGAGCCTGTCACTCCTCAGTCGCTATGCCTTCTTCGCAGCCTGTGTGCTGTTCACCCTGGCGAGCTTGCCCTTCACCCACCACGAATGGTTGTGGCCGTTCACCCTGACCACGGGCATCCTCAGCCTGATCGGCTTGTTCGACCTGCTGCAGCAACGCCATGCCGTACGCCGCAACTACCCGATCCTGGGCAACATCCGCTATCTGGTCGAGGCCATTCGCCCGGAAATCCGCCAGTACTTGCTGGAGTCCGACAGCGACGCCCTGCCATTCTCCCGCGCTCAGCGCTCGTTGGTGTACGCCCGGGCCAAGAACGAAGCCTCGGACAAACCGTTCGGCACCCTGATAGACGTATACGAGTCTGGTTTCGAGTTCATCGGCCACTCCATGCGCCCGGCGCCGCTGGCCGACCCAAGCAGCTTCCGCGTCATCGTCGGCGGGCCGCAGTGCAGCCAGCCGTACTCGGCCTCGATCTTCAACATTTCGGCCATGAGCTTCGGCTCGCTCAGCGCCAATGCCATCCGCGCCCTCAACCAGGGCGCCAAGCTGGGCAACTTCCACCATGACACCGGCGAAGGCAGTATCAGCCCTTATCACCGCGAGCATGGCGGCGACCTGGTCTGGGAACTGGGCAGCGGCTACTTCGGTTGCCGCACGCCGGACGGGCGTTTCGACCCCGAACGCTTCGCCGCCCAGGCGCGCAGCCCGCAGGTGCGCATGATCGAAATCAAGATGAGCCAGGGCGCCAAGCCCGGCCACGGCGGCATCCTGCCCAAACACAAGGTAACCCAAGAGATTGCCGAGACCCGAGGCGTGCTGATGGGCGAAGACTGCATCTCGCCGTCGCGCCACAGCGCTTTCTCCACGCCGATCGAGATGATGCAGTTCATTGCCCAGCTGCGTGAGCTGTCCGGCGGCAAACCAGTCGGCTTCAAATTCTGCCTGGGCCACCCGTGGGAGTTCATGGGCATCGCCAAGGCCATGCTGGAAACCGGCATCCTGCCCGACTTCATCGTCGTCGATGGCAAGGAAGGCGGCACCGGCGCCGCACCGGTAGAGTTCACCGACCATATCGGTGTGCCGCTGCGCGAAGGCCTGCTGTTCGTGCACAACACGCTGGTTGGCCTGAACCTGCGTGACAAGATCAAGCTCGGGGCCAGCGGCAAGATCGTCAGCGCCTTCGACATCGCCAGCGTGCTGGCCATTGGTGCTGACTGGGCCAACTCGGCGCGTGGCTTCATGTTCGCCATTGGCTGCATCCAGTCGCAGAGCTGCCACACCAACAAGTGCCCCACCGGCGTGGCCACGCAAGACCCACTGCGCCAGCGCGCTCTGGTGGTGCCGGACAAGGCCCAACGGGTGCTGAACTTCCACCACAACACCTTGCGTGCCCTGGCCGAAATGCTCGCGGCGGCGGGCCTGGACCACCCGGCGCAGCTGGAAGCCAAGCACCTGGTGCGGCGCGTCTCGGCCACCGAGATCAAGTTGTTCTCGCAGATGCATGTGTTCTTGAAACCGGGCGAGTTGCTGACCGGCGAGGTGAACGGGCAGTTCTATTCACGCATGTGGCAACTGGCCCGGGCCGACAGCTTTGAGCCACACAGCGAAGTGGCTGCCTGA
- a CDS encoding amino acid permease codes for MPVGNHSAHGQANEGGPLKRELGERHIRLMALGACIGVGLFLGSAKAIEMAGPAIMLSYIIGGLAILVIMRALGEMAVHNPVAGSFSRYAQDYLGPLAGFLTGWNYWFLWLVTCVAEITAVAIYMGIWFPDVPRWIWALAALGSMGAVNLVAVKAFGEFEFWFALIKIVTIIAMVLGGIGVIAFGFGNDGVAVGVSNLWSNGGFMPNGVTGVLMSLQMVMFAYLGVEMIGLTAGEARNPQKTIPQAIGSVFWRILLFYVGALFVILSIYPWNEIGSQGSPFVMTFERLGIKTAAGIINFVVITAALSSCNGGIFSTGRMLYSLAQNGQAPAAFARTSKNGVPRNALLLSIGALLLGVLANYLVPEKVFVWVTSIATFGAIWTWVMILLAQLKFRAGLSTAERKALKYRMWLWPLSSYLALGFLVLVVGLMAYFEDTRVALYIGPAFLVLLTVLYYAFRLAPKDVQGVACTAS; via the coding sequence ATGCCAGTCGGCAACCACTCTGCCCATGGCCAGGCCAATGAAGGCGGCCCGCTCAAGCGTGAACTGGGCGAACGGCACATCCGCCTGATGGCGCTGGGCGCCTGTATCGGCGTCGGTCTTTTCCTCGGTTCGGCCAAAGCCATCGAAATGGCCGGCCCTGCCATCATGCTGTCCTACATCATCGGTGGCTTGGCCATCCTGGTGATCATGCGCGCCCTTGGCGAAATGGCCGTGCATAACCCGGTCGCCGGGTCGTTCAGCCGCTATGCCCAAGACTACCTCGGCCCGCTGGCGGGCTTCCTCACCGGGTGGAACTACTGGTTCCTCTGGTTGGTGACCTGTGTCGCCGAAATTACTGCAGTAGCCATCTACATGGGTATCTGGTTCCCCGACGTGCCCCGCTGGATCTGGGCCCTGGCAGCCTTGGGTAGCATGGGCGCCGTTAACCTGGTAGCGGTGAAGGCCTTTGGTGAATTCGAGTTCTGGTTCGCCCTGATCAAGATTGTCACCATCATCGCCATGGTCCTTGGCGGCATCGGTGTCATTGCCTTCGGCTTCGGCAATGACGGTGTGGCTGTAGGTGTCTCCAACCTGTGGAGCAACGGCGGCTTCATGCCGAATGGCGTGACCGGCGTGCTGATGTCGCTGCAGATGGTGATGTTCGCCTACCTGGGTGTGGAAATGATCGGTTTGACCGCCGGCGAAGCACGCAACCCGCAAAAGACCATCCCACAGGCCATTGGCTCGGTGTTCTGGCGCATCCTGCTGTTCTACGTCGGTGCGTTGTTCGTGATCCTGTCGATCTACCCGTGGAACGAAATTGGCAGCCAGGGTAGCCCGTTCGTCATGACCTTCGAGCGCCTCGGCATCAAGACCGCCGCCGGCATCATCAACTTCGTGGTCATCACCGCGGCGCTGTCGTCGTGCAACGGCGGGATTTTCAGCACCGGGCGCATGCTCTACAGCCTGGCACAAAACGGCCAGGCCCCTGCCGCCTTTGCCCGTACCTCGAAGAATGGCGTACCGCGCAATGCACTGCTGCTGTCGATCGGCGCGCTACTGCTGGGCGTGCTGGCCAACTACCTGGTGCCGGAAAAAGTGTTTGTCTGGGTAACGTCGATTGCCACCTTCGGTGCAATCTGGACCTGGGTGATGATCCTGCTGGCGCAGCTCAAGTTCCGTGCCGGTCTTTCCACTGCTGAGCGCAAGGCACTGAAGTACCGCATGTGGCTGTGGCCGCTGAGCTCCTACCTGGCGCTGGGTTTCCTGGTGCTGGTGGTTGGCTTGATGGCGTACTTCGAGGATACCCGTGTGGCCCTGTACATTGGCCCGGCGTTCCTGGTGCTGCTGACCGTGCTGTACTACGCGTTCCGTCTGGCGCCGAAAGACGTACAAGGTGTGGCCTGTACCGCTTCCTGA
- a CDS encoding transglycosylase domain-containing protein gives MGALWQSEPSRTEAPEIPPAETPQPKPPRQRRLWWRLIILILLVALVAIGFAAYDEFRTSELQSREFSKLAATLTYSLEPGPSDAIIYPGEGPFDKRLGYSALGEFLPRLLKRDYLITEQVRFSPALMNYVDHGLFAPYIEKIQAGLSITDCRGDTLYQYNYPQHLYPNFAAIPPVMVNSLLFIENRDLLDTQDPRNNPAVDWPRFAKAAYSQVAKYLALPGQSAGGSTLATQLEKYRHSPDGLTVSGAEKIRQMISASVRAYRGGPDTTEARQRIVRDYLNSVPLSAVPGHGEVHGMAEGLRVWYGADFDQVNLALNSTATDAESMATRGLALRQVLSLMIAQRRPSHYLSKGRVELAELTDSHIRVLAANNVIEQPLAEAALASKAVYRDWVAQPTIVPIVTNKGISLARNRLAAMLNRPLYDLDRLDVSATSTLQADLQLQVSQYLKNLADPEFAAQMGLIGERLLTTKTTDQVSYSFTLFERTADGSRVRVQTDSTNQPFDINEGSKLELGSTAKLRVLTTYLEIIAELHDKYAGKPAAELKKVEVAELDRITQWSLEWLAQNSKNQSLDAMLDAALERKYSANTGEAFFTGGGMHVFNNFRKEDNSRNPTLKDALRESINLPFIRLMRDLVRYVTYQQPYNRVPLLKDDADPRRQEYLARFADKEGTNYLMRFWKKYQRKTSQQRLDTFLDSMRVTPQRLAAVHRYLFPEAGQETFNAFVRAHLKGDKAALGKLTDGRLSEMYDAYGPGKYDLPDQGYIAKVHPLDLWLLGYLLKNPSSTLTEMVNASRFERQEVYSWLFKSRYQGARDSRIRTMVEIEAFLDIHQRWKRVGYPFDHLVPSLATAIGSSGDRPAALSELVGIIQNDGIRLPTLRIDTLHFAANTPYETKLITDPDRGVRILPVEVARALKGAMSQVVDAGTARRISGSFKLQDGTPLVMGGKTGTGDNRIESFGAGGRLIGSRSLNRTATFVFFLGDNHFGTLTAFVPGRSAEAFKFTSALPVQVLKGMAPILMPYLQPGNPNECKPPQVAVNTPTAAGNVSNE, from the coding sequence ATGGGCGCACTGTGGCAATCGGAACCAAGCAGAACGGAAGCACCCGAGATACCTCCGGCCGAGACGCCCCAACCGAAGCCCCCCCGTCAGCGTCGGCTTTGGTGGCGGCTGATCATCCTCATCCTGCTGGTGGCGCTGGTAGCCATCGGCTTCGCTGCGTATGACGAATTCCGCACCTCCGAACTGCAATCGCGCGAGTTCAGCAAACTGGCCGCTACGCTGACCTACTCGCTGGAGCCTGGCCCTAGTGACGCCATTATCTACCCCGGTGAAGGGCCGTTCGACAAACGACTGGGCTACAGCGCCCTGGGCGAATTCCTGCCACGCCTGCTCAAGCGCGACTACCTGATCACTGAGCAGGTGAGGTTCTCCCCTGCGCTGATGAACTACGTCGATCATGGGCTGTTCGCGCCCTATATCGAGAAAATCCAGGCCGGCCTGTCGATCACTGATTGCCGCGGCGACACGCTGTACCAGTACAACTATCCACAGCACCTGTACCCGAACTTTGCCGCAATCCCGCCGGTGATGGTCAACAGCCTGTTGTTCATCGAGAACCGCGACCTGCTCGATACCCAGGACCCGCGCAACAACCCCGCCGTGGACTGGCCACGCTTTGCCAAAGCCGCCTACAGCCAGGTGGCCAAGTACCTGGCTTTGCCTGGTCAGTCTGCGGGCGGCAGCACGTTGGCCACGCAACTGGAAAAGTACCGCCACTCACCGGACGGCCTGACCGTGTCGGGTGCCGAGAAAATCCGACAGATGATTTCTGCCAGCGTGCGCGCCTACCGGGGCGGCCCGGATACCACCGAAGCACGCCAGCGCATCGTGCGCGACTACCTCAACAGTGTGCCGCTGTCGGCCGTGCCCGGGCACGGCGAAGTACACGGCATGGCCGAAGGCTTGCGGGTGTGGTACGGCGCCGACTTCGACCAGGTCAACCTGGCGCTGAATTCCACCGCCACTGACGCCGAAAGCATGGCCACACGCGGCCTTGCCCTGCGCCAGGTGCTGTCGCTGATGATTGCCCAGCGCCGCCCGTCCCACTACCTGTCCAAGGGCCGGGTCGAGCTGGCCGAACTCACCGATTCGCACATCCGCGTGCTCGCCGCAAACAATGTGATAGAGCAGCCACTGGCCGAAGCCGCACTGGCCAGCAAAGCGGTCTATCGCGACTGGGTAGCGCAGCCAACCATCGTGCCGATCGTCACCAACAAGGGCATCAGCCTGGCGCGTAACCGGCTGGCAGCCATGCTCAACCGCCCGCTGTATGATCTCGACCGCCTCGATGTGTCGGCCACCAGTACCCTGCAGGCCGACCTGCAACTGCAGGTCAGCCAGTACCTGAAAAACCTTGCCGACCCCGAGTTTGCCGCGCAGATGGGGCTGATCGGCGAGCGCCTGCTCACCACCAAGACCACCGACCAGGTGAGCTACAGCTTCACTTTGTTTGAGCGCACGGCCGACGGCTCGCGTGTACGGGTGCAGACCGACAGCACCAACCAGCCCTTCGACATCAACGAAGGCAGCAAGCTGGAGCTGGGCTCCACCGCCAAGTTGCGGGTGCTGACCACATACCTGGAGATCATCGCCGAACTGCACGACAAGTACGCCGGCAAGCCCGCTGCCGAGTTGAAGAAGGTCGAAGTCGCCGAACTCGACCGCATTACCCAGTGGTCGCTGGAATGGCTGGCGCAGAACAGCAAGAACCAGAGCCTGGACGCCATGCTCGACGCCGCGCTGGAGCGCAAATACTCCGCCAATACCGGTGAAGCCTTTTTCACAGGCGGCGGCATGCACGTGTTCAACAACTTCCGCAAGGAAGACAACAGCCGCAACCCGACACTCAAGGATGCCCTACGCGAATCGATCAACCTGCCGTTCATCCGCCTGATGCGCGACCTGGTGCGCTACGTGACCTACCAGCAGCCGTACAACCGCGTGCCGCTGCTCAAGGACGACGCCGACCCTCGCCGCCAGGAATACCTGGCCCGCTTCGCCGACAAGGAAGGCACCAACTACCTGATGCGCTTCTGGAAGAAATACCAGCGCAAAACCTCGCAGCAGCGCCTGGACACCTTCCTGGACAGCATGCGCGTGACCCCACAGCGGCTGGCAGCGGTGCACCGCTACCTGTTCCCTGAAGCAGGGCAGGAAACCTTCAATGCCTTCGTACGTGCCCACCTCAAGGGCGACAAGGCTGCCTTGGGCAAGTTGACCGACGGCCGCCTGTCAGAGATGTACGATGCCTATGGCCCCGGTAAATACGACCTGCCCGACCAAGGCTACATTGCCAAGGTCCACCCGCTGGACCTTTGGCTGCTCGGCTACCTGCTGAAGAACCCGAGCTCGACCTTGACCGAAATGGTCAACGCCAGCCGTTTCGAGCGCCAAGAGGTGTACAGCTGGCTGTTCAAGAGCCGCTACCAAGGGGCCCGCGATAGCCGCATCCGCACCATGGTGGAGATCGAAGCCTTCCTCGACATCCACCAGCGCTGGAAGCGCGTTGGCTATCCATTCGACCACCTCGTGCCCTCGCTGGCCACCGCGATCGGCAGTTCGGGCGACCGTCCTGCCGCCCTGTCCGAACTGGTCGGCATCATCCAGAACGACGGCATACGCCTGCCTACCCTGCGCATCGACACCCTGCACTTTGCAGCCAATACACCTTATGAGACCAAGTTGATCACCGACCCGGACCGGGGCGTGCGGATTCTGCCCGTGGAAGTGGCGCGCGCACTGAAAGGCGCCATGTCGCAGGTGGTGGATGCAGGCACGGCGCGGCGTATTTCCGGCAGTTTCAAGCTGCAGGACGGTACACCACTGGTGATGGGGGGCAAGACCGGTACCGGTGACAACCGCATTGAAAGCTTCGGCGCCGGTGGCAGGCTGATTGGCTCGCGCTCGCTGAACCGTACAGCCACCTTTGTGTTCTTCCTTGGCGACAACCACTTCGGCACCCTCACCGCCTTCGTGCCGGGGCGCTCGGCAGAGGCATTCAAATTCACCTCGGCGCTGCCGGTGCAGGTTCTCAAAGGCATGGCCCCGATTCTCATGCCGTACCTGCAGCCGGGCAATCCGAATGAGTGCAAACCGCCGCAGGTGGCCGTGAACACACCGACTGCGGCAGGGAACGTATCGAATGAATAG
- a CDS encoding PadR family transcriptional regulator, protein MREHTPHDPFERRPGRGERGPRVFAPGDLKLLMLDLLADQPGHGYDLIRQIENLFDGSYSPSPGVIYPTLNFLEEAELISGQVQGSKRLYAITDAGRSALAEQAVALDGVRMRIEVSKRALRGHDRPPEIHEAVGNLRHALHMHSGRWTPEEIQRVRDLLNHTAKAIASGPAEPVREASHE, encoded by the coding sequence ATGCGCGAACACACCCCCCATGATCCCTTCGAGCGGCGCCCCGGCCGCGGCGAGCGCGGCCCACGCGTCTTCGCCCCCGGTGACCTCAAGCTGCTGATGCTGGACCTGCTCGCAGACCAGCCCGGCCACGGTTACGACCTTATCCGCCAGATCGAAAACCTGTTCGACGGCAGCTACAGCCCTAGCCCCGGGGTGATCTACCCCACGCTGAATTTTCTTGAAGAGGCCGAGTTGATCAGTGGCCAGGTGCAAGGCAGCAAACGCCTCTATGCCATCACCGACGCCGGGCGCAGCGCCCTGGCCGAGCAGGCTGTCGCCCTGGACGGCGTGCGCATGCGCATCGAGGTCAGCAAACGCGCCCTGCGCGGCCACGACCGCCCGCCAGAAATCCATGAAGCAGTCGGCAACCTGCGCCACGCACTGCACATGCACAGCGGCCGCTGGACACCGGAAGAGATCCAACGGGTCCGCGACTTGCTCAACCATACCGCCAAGGCCATCGCCTCCGGGCCGGCCGAACCTGTCAGGGAGGCTTCCCATGAGTGA
- a CDS encoding siderophore-interacting protein has product MSDTIHRVNHQIRQRRLQVLRVTELTPRMRRITLGGAELQGFTSVGSDDHIKLLFAETPEQQQAIEARNMGRDGGARPTMREYTPRRIDLVANELDIDFVLHGDGPASTWAAQAAPGQTLDIAGPRASMVVPDIFDSYLLIGDETAIPAIGRRLDELPAGRQVLAVIQIEDEQERQPLPSKSQVEVIWVRRQQEDLLELLKNLTLPQGRLYGWVALEKALTRQAKALLLEKGVPEDALKAAAYWRADGTADDE; this is encoded by the coding sequence ATGAGTGACACCATCCACCGCGTCAACCACCAGATCCGCCAACGCCGTTTGCAGGTACTGCGGGTCACCGAACTGACCCCACGCATGCGCCGCATCACCCTCGGCGGTGCCGAACTGCAGGGTTTCACCAGCGTGGGCAGTGATGACCATATCAAGCTGCTGTTCGCCGAAACGCCGGAGCAACAGCAGGCCATCGAGGCCCGTAATATGGGCCGGGACGGTGGCGCACGGCCGACCATGCGCGAGTACACGCCACGGCGCATCGACCTGGTGGCCAATGAACTGGACATCGACTTCGTACTGCACGGTGATGGCCCCGCCTCCACCTGGGCCGCCCAGGCCGCGCCTGGGCAAACCCTGGACATCGCTGGGCCACGAGCATCAATGGTGGTGCCGGATATTTTCGACAGCTACCTGCTGATCGGTGACGAAACCGCCATTCCGGCGATTGGTCGGCGGTTGGACGAACTGCCGGCTGGCCGCCAGGTGCTGGCGGTGATCCAGATCGAAGACGAGCAGGAGCGCCAGCCGCTGCCGAGCAAGTCACAAGTCGAAGTCATCTGGGTGCGTCGCCAGCAAGAAGATTTGCTGGAACTGTTGAAGAATCTGACCTTGCCGCAAGGTCGGTTGTACGGCTGGGTGGCGCTGGAAAAAGCCCTGACCCGCCAGGCCAAGGCGCTATTGCTGGAAAAAGGGGTGCCGGAGGATGCGCTGAAGGCAGCGGCCTACTGGCGTGCCGACGGGACTGCGGACGACGAGTGA
- a CDS encoding Pr6Pr family membrane protein: protein MPRRPWLTSIAVLGWFGLTVQVYLVLLARWQEQASLIGGLINVFGYFTVLTNTLVAAVVSYAAFGREGRVRRFFLSPSVSTAVAASIVLVALAYSLLLRHLWQPQGWQWLADELLHDVMPVLYAVYWWWEVPKGSLRLWHLAVWAIYPAVYFAYALWRGSEIGVYAYPFIDVASLGYGQVMLNALGVLAGFWGIGLVLLGLDKWRGSNRFA, encoded by the coding sequence ATGCCGCGTCGCCCCTGGCTGACCAGCATCGCCGTGCTCGGCTGGTTCGGCCTGACCGTGCAGGTATACCTGGTGCTGCTGGCGCGCTGGCAGGAACAGGCCAGCCTGATTGGCGGCCTGATCAACGTGTTCGGCTATTTCACCGTGCTGACCAATACCTTGGTGGCGGCGGTGGTCAGTTATGCGGCGTTCGGTCGTGAAGGCCGAGTCAGGCGTTTTTTCCTGTCGCCGTCGGTGAGTACTGCGGTGGCTGCCAGCATCGTGCTGGTGGCGCTGGCCTACAGCCTGTTGCTGCGTCACTTGTGGCAACCGCAGGGCTGGCAATGGCTGGCGGACGAGTTGCTGCACGACGTGATGCCGGTGCTTTATGCCGTGTACTGGTGGTGGGAGGTGCCCAAGGGCAGCCTGAGGCTTTGGCACTTGGCGGTGTGGGCGATTTACCCGGCGGTGTACTTCGCCTACGCGCTGTGGCGGGGGAGCGAGATTGGCGTGTATGCCTACCCGTTCATCGATGTGGCGAGCCTGGGGTATGGGCAGGTGATGCTCAATGCCCTGGGGGTGCTGGCGGGGTTCTGGGGGATAGGGCTGGTGTTGCTGGGGCTGGATAAGTGGCGCGGGTCGAACAGATTCGCTTAG
- a CDS encoding VF530 family protein, which yields MSTAQHNALHGKTLEQILTELVAHYQWQGLAERIDVRCFKSNPSIKSSLSFLRKTPWAREKVEQLYVKLQRQA from the coding sequence ATGAGCACGGCCCAACACAACGCGCTGCACGGCAAGACCCTTGAACAGATCCTCACCGAGCTGGTGGCGCACTACCAATGGCAGGGCCTGGCCGAACGCATCGATGTGCGTTGCTTCAAGAGCAACCCCAGCATCAAGTCGAGCCTGTCCTTTTTGCGCAAGACACCGTGGGCGCGGGAAAAGGTCGAGCAGTTGTACGTGAAGCTGCAGCGCCAGGCCTGA
- a CDS encoding TonB-dependent receptor, giving the protein MLYPTLRLSPLAVALWLAASPSQAVELEPQVITANPLGNLQLAAPSTVLEGDNLLQQQHGSLGETLNKQPGVASTWFGPGASRPVIRGLDGDRIRILRNGVGALDASSLSYDHAVPLDPVTVERVEIVRGPAALLYGGNAIGGVVNTFDNRIPDAPIEGIHGAGELRYGGADTTRSSAGKLEAGNGAFALHLDANSRQFNDLRIHGYARSAKVRDADEPGSKHRLENSDGRQDGGAVGGAYHWDHGYAGLSYSRYDSNYGSVAESGVRLDMKQDHYAFASELRDLDGPFSSVKVDAGYTDYEHSEIEEGEVHTTFKNKGYEARIEARHQPLGPVEGVIGAQVSRNEFSALGEEAFVPHTHTNSLALFMLEQWQATQRLNLSLGARVEHTRVDPDAKGNENFVDADSASSFNAFSLSSGAVYQLDPIWSLAANLGYTERAPTFYELYANGAHVATGAFEVGDASLNKEKAISADLALRFDNGTHKGSVGVFYSHFRNYIGLIGTGNLREGGHDHDHGEDDHDHDYDHHGFPEYQYQGVRARFYGIEAQDRWQLVENRYGSFALELSGDYTRAKNLDSGEPLPRIAPLRLNSGLVWELDCWQARVDVQHAASQHRKPANETSTDGYTTLGASIGYRFEVGQSQWLAFVRGENLTDQTVRYASSILRDIAPAPGRSVEVGLRTTF; this is encoded by the coding sequence ATGCTGTACCCAACGCTTCGTCTCTCCCCCCTTGCCGTCGCGCTCTGGCTGGCTGCATCGCCCAGCCAGGCCGTGGAACTCGAACCACAGGTAATTACCGCCAATCCGCTGGGCAACCTCCAGCTGGCCGCCCCCAGCACCGTGCTCGAAGGCGACAACCTGCTGCAACAACAGCACGGCAGCCTCGGTGAAACCCTGAACAAGCAGCCCGGGGTCGCCTCTACCTGGTTCGGCCCTGGCGCCAGCCGCCCGGTGATCCGTGGCCTGGACGGCGACCGCATCCGCATCCTGCGCAATGGCGTCGGCGCCCTGGATGCCTCATCGCTGTCCTATGACCACGCCGTGCCGCTGGACCCGGTTACCGTCGAGCGCGTCGAGATCGTCCGTGGCCCGGCCGCCCTGCTCTACGGCGGCAACGCCATCGGTGGCGTGGTCAATACCTTCGACAACCGCATCCCGGACGCACCGATCGAAGGCATCCACGGTGCCGGCGAGCTGCGCTACGGTGGCGCCGACACCACCCGCAGCAGCGCTGGCAAATTGGAGGCGGGCAACGGTGCCTTCGCCCTGCATCTCGATGCCAACAGCCGCCAATTCAACGACCTGCGCATCCACGGCTACGCCCGCAGCGCCAAGGTACGTGACGCCGATGAGCCCGGCAGCAAACACCGCCTGGAAAACAGCGACGGCCGCCAAGATGGCGGTGCCGTCGGTGGCGCCTATCACTGGGATCACGGTTACGCCGGCCTGTCTTATAGCCGCTACGACAGCAATTACGGCTCGGTGGCCGAATCCGGTGTGCGCCTGGACATGAAACAGGACCACTACGCCTTCGCCTCCGAACTGCGTGACCTGGATGGCCCGTTCAGCTCCGTCAAGGTCGATGCTGGCTATACCGACTACGAACACAGCGAGATCGAAGAAGGCGAGGTGCACACCACCTTCAAGAACAAGGGCTACGAAGCCCGTATCGAAGCCCGCCACCAACCGCTCGGGCCGGTGGAGGGGGTGATCGGTGCTCAGGTCAGCCGCAACGAATTTTCCGCCCTGGGCGAAGAGGCTTTTGTCCCACACACCCATACCAACAGCCTCGCGCTGTTCATGCTGGAGCAATGGCAGGCCACACAGCGGCTGAACCTGAGCCTGGGCGCACGCGTGGAGCACACTCGGGTAGACCCTGACGCCAAAGGCAACGAAAACTTCGTCGATGCCGACAGTGCCAGCAGCTTCAACGCCTTCAGCCTGTCATCAGGTGCGGTGTACCAGCTCGACCCGATCTGGTCGCTGGCCGCCAACCTCGGCTACACCGAGCGCGCCCCGACGTTCTACGAGCTGTACGCCAATGGCGCGCACGTGGCCACCGGCGCTTTTGAAGTTGGCGACGCCAGCCTGAACAAGGAAAAGGCCATCTCTGCCGACCTGGCGCTGCGCTTCGACAATGGCACCCACAAAGGCAGTGTCGGGGTGTTCTACAGCCACTTTCGCAACTACATCGGGCTGATCGGCACCGGCAACCTGCGCGAGGGCGGGCATGATCACGACCATGGCGAGGACGACCACGATCACGACTATGACCACCACGGTTTCCCGGAATACCAGTACCAGGGCGTGCGGGCGCGCTTTTACGGCATCGAGGCCCAGGACCGCTGGCAACTGGTCGAGAACCGTTACGGCAGCTTCGCGCTGGAGTTGTCTGGTGACTACACCCGGGCCAAGAACCTCGACAGCGGCGAACCGCTGCCACGCATCGCCCCGCTGCGCCTGAACAGCGGCCTGGTGTGGGAACTGGACTGCTGGCAGGCGCGGGTCGATGTCCAGCATGCCGCGTCGCAGCACCGCAAACCGGCCAACGAAACCAGCACCGATGGCTACACCACACTGGGTGCAAGCATTGGCTACCGCTTCGAAGTTGGCCAGAGCCAGTGGTTGGCGTTTGTGCGCGGCGAAAACCTGACCGACCAGACCGTGCGTTATGCCAGCTCGATCCTGCGCGATATCGCGCCGGCGCCGGGGCGTAGTGTCGAAGTGGGGTTGCGTACCACCTTCTGA